A region of Cyanobacteriota bacterium DNA encodes the following proteins:
- the queC gene encoding 7-cyano-7-deazaguanine synthase QueC codes for MNDDKALIVFSGGQDSTTCLYWAKSKWADIKTVTFDYGQKHKIELEAAKRICELAGTEFDLVTIPDILRSTSPLVDKNQALDKYDSIDQFADGVQPTFVPGRNILFLIIAANIAVHHGAKHIVIGVCEADFAGYYDCRQDFIDATQKSLNQGLFGTDDGLVIHTPLMDLTKAETVKLAAELGQDCLSALAHSHTCYDGVYPPCGFCHACLLRERGFREAGVEDPLLQNLSRLSMSKTDESRLSMSKTDESRRSVTKTDVRI; via the coding sequence ATGAATGACGATAAAGCATTAATTGTTTTCTCTGGTGGTCAAGACTCGACAACTTGTTTGTACTGGGCCAAGTCCAAGTGGGCAGATATTAAGACAGTAACTTTTGACTACGGGCAAAAACACAAAATCGAACTTGAAGCAGCCAAGCGTATTTGTGAGCTTGCAGGAACCGAGTTTGATTTAGTCACCATTCCTGATATTCTACGCTCAACAAGTCCGCTTGTAGACAAGAATCAAGCACTTGATAAGTATGATTCTATAGATCAGTTTGCTGATGGTGTTCAACCGACTTTTGTGCCGGGTAGAAATATATTGTTTTTAATTATTGCAGCTAATATCGCTGTGCATCACGGAGCTAAGCATATAGTGATTGGAGTTTGCGAAGCTGACTTTGCTGGCTACTATGATTGTCGTCAAGATTTTATTGATGCCACCCAGAAATCGCTCAATCAAGGTTTGTTTGGTACTGATGATGGGCTAGTAATTCATACGCCTTTGATGGATTTAACCAAGGCAGAGACTGTCAAGCTCGCCGCTGAGCTTGGGCAAGACTGCCTGTCGGCGCTTGCTCATTCTCATACTTGTTATGATGGCGTTTATCCTCCTTGTGGCTTTTGCCATGCTTGTTTATTGAGGGAGAGAGGTTTTAGGGAAGCTGGGGTTGAAGATCCCTTGCTGCAAAACCTGTCGCGTCTTAGTATGTCGAAGACGGACGAGTCGCGTCTTAGTATGTCGAAGACGGACGAGTCGCGTCGTAGTGTAACGAAGACGGATGTTAGAATTTAA
- a CDS encoding 7-carboxy-7-deazaguanine synthase QueE, which yields MTFILHQSTETQPEIVETIQGEGVHTGVPSFFIRLQGCRVHCFFCDEKETWVNRENNSIEAETDEIIDQLEIMNSLLKRVVITGGEPTEQPVAKLIKALQAKSYEVAVETAGTGEYTQEILDNEDLFVTFSPKEVYSKSSSIQDQRIWSRADELKFVIANQEAEQYLLQQVLPKLKEANNSCPIFLVPDWYNQETTKEQVLELCKQYPGHFRMGFQLHKQLGVY from the coding sequence ATGACATTCATCCTTCACCAAAGCACAGAAACCCAGCCAGAGATAGTTGAGACTATTCAAGGAGAAGGCGTGCATACTGGAGTTCCCTCTTTCTTTATTCGTTTGCAGGGATGTAGAGTTCATTGTTTTTTTTGTGATGAAAAAGAGACTTGGGTTAATCGCGAGAATAATTCAATTGAAGCAGAGACTGATGAGATCATTGATCAACTAGAGATTATGAACTCGCTGCTCAAACGAGTTGTGATTACCGGCGGTGAACCAACTGAGCAGCCTGTCGCCAAGCTCATCAAAGCCCTTCAAGCAAAGTCATACGAAGTTGCCGTTGAAACTGCTGGAACCGGAGAATACACACAAGAGATTCTTGATAATGAAGATTTGTTTGTGACCTTTAGTCCTAAGGAGGTCTACTCCAAAAGCTCTTCAATTCAAGATCAGCGCATTTGGTCACGAGCCGATGAGCTCAAGTTTGTCATTGCAAACCAAGAAGCTGAGCAATACTTACTGCAACAGGTTTTACCGAAGCTCAAAGAAGCAAACAACTCATGTCCTATTTTTTTAGTACCTGATTGGTACAACCAAGAAACTACCAAAGAGCAAGTACTAGAGCTTTGTAAACAATATCCTGGACATTTTAGGATGGGTTTTCAGTTGCATAAGCAGCTTGGGGTTTATTAG